TGCTGGGACTTTACTTATCTAGTTTAAGGTCCTGTTTGGCAATAGCCGCTTAATAGGCTTTTAGAATTTTTACCAATTAAATACTCTTCTAACTGCAAAAAATCAGTTTTTTGGTGAAGTACTGTTTTGGGCTAGGTTTTAGGAGTGGTATAAAAACTTAAGAAAAAATCTTTTTGAGTTTAAATAGttcattttatatttttgtatATCAATCCAATTGTTTGTTTCACAGAACACTAAAGTTTGATGGCTAACTTCTACTATAGTTAATATCTAATAGCTTAGAAGTAAGAACCAGTCAACGACATACGCGCCAAAGTGGACTTAGGGGTTATGGTTTGGTAGAAGACTCTGTCAAAACTTGCCTTGGGGGGTGAATGATGAGTACATTAGGACTTTGCCTGAGATTTTATTAGCTTTTGGAATGACGTCAGAGTAAAGTGGGGAAATGGGAGGGAGAGTTTATGTGATCAAATTCCGTGCTTCTCTCTTTCTTCTTTTAACCAGTTATCAATTTCCTTATTCTCTTTTAAAATTTCTTTCTCCACTTTATATTTCTGCAAATTATCAATATCTCTTATAGTCACCCTAAGATTGAATCTGCTCCTAATGAAGCTCTTTATGGTTCTGCAAGTTCATATATTTCAGACTGATGCTCAAAAAATAGTTTGGTGTCAAGGGAGTGATTGAATAATGTTGATGATGCATTAGATTTAAGTGAACACTTTTTAtagaaatatttttgtttctggTGATCACTGACTAGTGAAGGTCCAAAATGCTCtgttgtaattttatttttatcattTATCTCAGGTTCATAATTCAGAATCAGACATCGATATTTTATGCGTTGGCCCTAAGTTTGCTACTATGGCAGTAAGTTTCTTTTTCCGTCTATAAATGGAATTGGTGACTCATGGATACCTTTTGTGATAAGTTGTCTCATATCAGTCTTTGGCATTGCAGGAGGATTTCTGTATTGTTTTATACAATATTCTTAAATGTAAACCTGAAGTGTCTGAAATCCGTTGCGTTCAGGATGCTAAGGTACCATTAATGCGGTTTAAATGTGAAGGGGTCACTGTTGATATGCCATATGCTCAACTTCAAGTCATGTCAGTTCCTGAAGTGAGTAAGGGCTTTCTGCTTAAAGATGGAGTGCTTAATTATAGGGATAAATGAGTGTTAATCTTCggtctttttttatttatttcgtGGCTGAGTTTGTCTCTGTTACAATGTGCTTGTAATCCCCCCTTGTTTAAGTGGTACAAAGAACCCATTCTTAACAAATGATTTCCTTACTTGATTTACtcaatataatataaatgcagAATGTAGACTTGCTGAACCCAATGTTCCTGACCAGTATTGATGAAACGAGTTGGAAAAGCTTATCTGGTGTACGCGTTAACCAACGCATCCTTCAACTTGTTCCAAACCTGGAGGTAGTATGTTCAATTTTGAGTAGTTTCTATtctttccaaaataaaaaaaatcttgaaAATTGTGCCAAGCGAGCCATCATTTGTGACGTTGTGGAGATGTTGTTTGATATATTCTATTTGGGTAGTACAGACCCTTGTTAGTCAAACATAAAATTTTCCCACAGGGTGCGCCTATTATTTGCTATATTATTCTGTACAATCAACCCTTAACTTTCTTGACGTTCGCTTAATGTGAAGCATGAAATCACCTCTATTGACATGCTCCAGAGCCTCCAGTAATTTTATTTCTGATACAGCTAATTAAAAAAGAAGAATTTGCAGTTTCACAAGAACTTCCGTAGCAAAGTTGTCAAATAAGCAGCATGGCCATATGAAAATGTGGTCCAACACGATTACACGATGTTGTCGGTGTATTATTTTGCTAATGATATCTTTCCTTTTCTACTAAAGGGGTTTGTTTTCAGAATAAAAGTAAATTCCAAGAATTGATACTTCACTTTTCTAATGTCTTAATATTGGTCAGAGAGTCACAAGTCATCTCATTTTCTTATTGATCTTGTTTCTGAGTTTTAACCAAGCATTATTTATTGGTATTTATACCCCATACTGCTGGGAATTTTGTTCTCCCTTACTATGATGCCTGGAGAAAAATGTTACCTTAAAAAGTATGAATTTGTGCttcttttttcaattttaatctTTAATTTATCCCTTTAAGTCAAGATTTCTAGAGCATTTCATTCTTAGCAATAATTGGAGATCCTTGTAGAACTCTTTCAGTGCCTAAACTGCTAAACCTACATGCACCCCGCCCATTTACATCCATCTGCCGAATTTCCCAGTTTAATTGGTCCAGCGCTAAAAACTAGAAGTTCTAGACAGAATGATTTTGAATCCGGATTCGAGTTGCAGTAGTTAACAACTGATAAACACAAGGCCAACAAcccaacaccaaaaaaaaaaatctaaaaataaatATCTTGAGGGAGGATATATTTGTCAAATCATTCCAAGCCAGAGTCACACTTTCAATTTTGAAAGATGGAACAATATTACAATTGGGTGGAGTGAATAATTTTGATCTCTGCAAAATGGGTGGTGGCTGTATCACCCTGCCATCTTCCACTGCACCATAACCACCATTATGCATGTGATGCTATCAATGTCTTAATTTTAATGTCAACGTCTTTTTCTCCTCGATTCCTATTGGTCTTATTATATATGATGTTGTTTGTTCTCTCTTACCTATTAGCCTATTGTTTCTAAAATCTCTATCAATTCTGTCAAATTGAAATGCCTGAAATTACATGAAATTTGAGAAGGAAAATtatttcaaattctaaattcgTGTTAGAATCCACATTTAgttaaaatcacaaaatatgGCCTCGTTTCATTCACTTTCATCTAGaagaaataagttcagataagtggATTTTATTTCAAAAGAGCATAACTCATTTACAGATTGTTATACTAGTAGTCTTACTGAACACGGTTTTTATGCTGGCCTAGTGCATGGGGATTGATTTATCTAGAACAAATTGTTGAGTATGAGGTTTTGAGAAAAAATATTAATAGTTCACATGTGCTCAATTGCTTAATTACCAGTACGGCAGTATCAAGACCTGTTTAGTTGCAATCTCATCAAATTCTTTATTTCAATCATAATTATTACATTCTTATTCTTTGTAGATGACTTCTGGGATTTGCTACTGAAGTAAGACCCATTATAAAAAATTTGAAACATGGAAATACAATATGATGTATTTTTTTTCCctggacaagtgggagaaataaTGACTTTGAGGGATATCAGGCTTTATTGGCTTTAGCTAAGGGATGGGAGGTAATgcttgaatttatacttttataGGGTAACCTTTGAATGGCTCTTGAGTTGATGCCCATAACCATAAGACTTGAAAGCTAGATGATCTTCGCATAGTCAACCTGGCGAAGGTCTTTGAATTCTACTTCATTGATCAAGTTGTGCACTTTTGCTTAAATGTTGTCAAACTTGTGAAGGGCGGATAAAGAGGATAGTGCAAGCAGATTTGGTGAATTTTGGCACTGTTAACTTCTGGAGACCATCATAGAAATAATAGCAAGTCAAATTGATGAATAAtatcttcttcttttttatGCAAAGCTGGGATTACATAAAATTGATGAACTTATCagttttcattttatttcacAATATTCTGTAGAATTTCCCTATGTTGTGTAATGACCACATCAATCACCATCCATTTATGAGTTTGCAAGCTATTATAAATTTCTCATATCAGTCGTTTGTATGTTGCAGAATTTTCAGTCATTGCTACGGTGCATCAAGTTTTGGGCCAAACAACGTGGTGTTTATGGTAATGTAAGTCATCTTTGCTCAAACCTTTTCAGTCAAAGATGGACATTTTGCCTTCGCATTTATGTGCTTCACGGCTGTTTTTCATGCTTTAAAAACATAAACCTGGTGATTGTTCTCATTTAGTTTCACATTTGGTATGTGACTTCTAGATCTCCTAGAATCAAAATCCTTTCTTTATCTTCTGCTCGACTGTGTAAAAAATCTCAAAATCAAAGTTGGAATTGCTTCAAGCTCAGAACTAAGAATAATATTCCTTTTCTTTATAACCTTATTCTTCTCTTCTCTCATCCAGAGCTGTCGTAATTTGGGATCATCATGCTATACTTGCCAGAAGAAAAAATGAGTGGAAATTTGTTGGTTCTTATATattcatacaaataaataaataatgcaTGATCCTACATTACCATAAATAGACTGCTTTGTGCAGTTTTTGTTCTCACCACTTTCTCTCAGTGCAAAATGCAAAAACATAAGAACTGTTCCAATGTGCCAGGTTTACTACATGTTAAACTGGGAATCGATTCATATGGAAGGtttagtttttataatatgagCCTTTTCAAGTTAGTGAATCATTGTTTCTTACTAACACCAGATGATCATCACTTGCAAATTTCCCTTCTGTTGGATTTCCCAACCAAACTTGTTAAATTGTTTCAATAGCACTTGTCAGAAATGTCCTAAAACTTTGACCTTTGTGGGCAGGTTGCCACTTTGTCCTTCAGTGTAAATAATTATACAACTGTAATTATGCAATTAATTCCGTAAGGACTGTGGCtgtagtactataaatattgcTGCCACAAATGAAGTCTTTGTGTTTTGAGTGTCCACTTTAACAAGTGTCCAATGTCATATTTTATTTTGTGTACAGAAAAAATATCTGCATCACTGCACTTCATATTATCTGCAGACTGCAGTAGCCACAACAATGTGCAGTGAGGCTTCCTCAGGCTCTATTTAAGCAGCTAATACATGCCGCTTCAAATGATGCCTTAGTCTTATATGTTCACAATTTCTTTTGTTTGCGAGGGTTATAATCTTAGCAAAATTGTGGTTGTGGTGTGATCCTCATGAACTTGAGTTGTTGTGCCATCGTGTTATTCAGAGCAAATATGAGTTACATATATCAATGTGGGTGGGATGCAGGACATATGAAGTTTACATCTCAGGTGTATTCTATTTTCTCCTTGATTGTCCCCATATTAGATTTAGGGAGGATGTTTGAGAAGAGAACGACCATTTTATGTCCATTTCTAGTGGTTATGTTATTTTTCCACAATGATGCTTTTAATTCCGCGTCCCATATTGGCGCAATGTTTGAAACATTCAAATCTGGTGGCAACCTCGTGACAGAGAAGTAGATGAGGTTCCCTTGATTTTCGAGGTTCCTCATCCTGAACATTGGAGGTGGGTGGTTCTTGGAGGTGGGTTAGTGAGTATTCGGGTACTCCCTTTTCCTAGTTGACATTCTTGTATATTGATTTGAAGCTAAATTTCCGTTTAAGGTGAGAGCTTTTATGTCCACTTTGTCATTAGATACAGTAAACACTACTAATAATGCAAAGTGCATAGAAGAAGACCAGGGATGGCTATTTTGGTGGATATCTGCATGTTGTGTCGTGCCGGACTCGCAGTTGACACAAAATTTGCATCTCTCATACATCTTCAATGTTCTTATTCTAGTTACAAATGTGTATTCCCATCTAATTACATTTTTGGGACAGTCCGACATTACTGGATATTTGACAATTTTCTGATCATTTTCAGCTGTTTGGATTTTTCGGAGGGATACATTTAGCTATATTATCGGCTTTTGTTTGTCAGACGAGTCCAGATGCTTGCTTAAGTGCCCTTCTGATGAACTTCTTTCACACATTTGCCAGTTGGCCCTGGCCTACTCCTGTTTTTCTGCAAGATGGAATAATGCAAGTTTTGCAAGATATGACCGAGAAAAAAACTTGGATACCTATTAAACTGCCTTGTAGCCCATATCGATGCTGCCAGTCCAACATCACACGGAGCACATTCAACCGAATCAGGGCTGAATTTCTCCGAGGGCATAAAATCACCCAGGTTAGcattcttttcttcttcttttttttgttatatGACACGCCACCAATGGGACCATTTTATAATCTATCGAGTAGATAAGTTTGTGCAACGAGTGATATGATTAGTGGCAGTCCGCGGTTGTTTAGTATGAGTTTGTGTTTTTTGAGTATTGACTTCCGTTGTTCATTAAAGGAGTAAAAGATACACTATTGTTGGTGGATGTAAGCAGAACATATAGTATTATAAATGGCTCATTAAACTGTTTGTAATGGAGAAAAAGATACAATTATTTTTTACCTTTGTCGTTCTTGTATTTTACATCTTTCACTTACTTATATTCTTAACATTTTATATCTATATTATTACAGGAGATCCTGCAGGCTGATTTTGACTGGGAAAATTTATTTGAACCTTATGGTAATGTTTACAAGAAGCTGTATTCCCGTTATCTGAAAATTTACCTTTTAGCTTGTGCGAAAGATGATATGGGTGATTGGGTCGGATGGGTGAAGTCACGTTTCCCCTCTCTCATTTTGAAAGTAAGTGATACTTTTCATTTGACAACTTTAGGCTTGTTGGTGTTTTAGAGCTGTGTACAGTGCTTGCTTAATTGAGCTCTCTAGTTTTTTTATTTCTCATATTTGGGTTTCGTTTCAGTTGGAGGAGATGCGTGTTTGTTGTGATCCGAACCCCACAGAATATGTTGAGATTGGAAATGTAGACTCGGAACAAACTGTAGTCTTCTGCTGGGGACTGAGTCGGTGTATGGATGTCAATGTAACTTCACTTGAGAAGGAATTCAGGAACGTTATCAGCAACAGCTACCAAGGAATGGCAGGGAAGATGGAACTGAGAATCGTGCCAGCTTCAGAGTTTCCTACCAGAATAACCAAGGAAATGAAAGCATGCTGGAAAATTCCTGAACATAATCAACAAAGAACGCCTGTATACTCAAGGCACCTCCCGAACTACCTCATTGGTTATGTAGCCACTGAAGATAAAATATGATACTGAATGGAATTAGCCTTGCACAAATTTGTCTTTCTTGAAATAAAAGTACTTTGTAGCGATTTCATTTGTGAGTGGTCGTGTAACAATAGATATAATTATGTACATACATAGGATACGAAATTGCTTCGAAATGTATAGGTTAACATTGCGATCTACAATTGTACAAGAAATAAGCAGTACAGTACACTGAAGATTTCCTGATTGTACCAGTGTAGTGACTGTATACTCTTGTTCCACTTTGATGAAGTCATACTTTCAGAGACTCGCAGTCATTTATAGGCACATAGATATTGTTTAGCAAATTTCACCAGAAAATACTTTAAAATTCATCTTAACAAAGCAGGGTTTTACTGTACAACCTCACTTGTGTTTTGGTTATTTGTTCTATTGGCGTTGAATGTGGTTCTTGCCAAAAGAAAGACAAATCAGAAGTACATGCATGGCACATTTCTTCCAAGAAGATGCCAATGAATCTGCTCTGTATAATTTGACACACTTATTCAGAAACGGGAATGAATAAACACGAGTATCTCGTGTATTGTAATAAATGGTATTCGTACATAAAATTGTACATTCGTCCCAGTACTAAAAAACTAACATCGTGTTCATACTTAATTCTCCAGTtaaataaaagcaagaataaCACAGCTAGACTGCAGAGCAGATCCAATTTCAGCAATTGCAATCTTTCCTGGTTTTCC
This sequence is a window from Spinacia oleracea cultivar Varoflay chromosome 1, BTI_SOV_V1, whole genome shotgun sequence. Protein-coding genes within it:
- the LOC110784480 gene encoding nuclear poly(A) polymerase 3 gives rise to the protein MDDHRSLSLLQFMAGKGLVLSHEETLKRESIIHKLKKIVQHWITKVAWQRKLPENVIRDASATILIYGSFGLGVHNSESDIDILCVGPKFATMAEDFCIVLYNILKCKPEVSEIRCVQDAKVPLMRFKCEGVTVDMPYAQLQVMSVPENVDLLNPMFLTSIDETSWKSLSGVRVNQRILQLVPNLENFQSLLRCIKFWAKQRGVYGNLFGFFGGIHLAILSAFVCQTSPDACLSALLMNFFHTFASWPWPTPVFLQDGIMQVLQDMTEKKTWIPIKLPCSPYRCCQSNITRSTFNRIRAEFLRGHKITQEILQADFDWENLFEPYGNVYKKLYSRYLKIYLLACAKDDMGDWVGWVKSRFPSLILKLEEMRVCCDPNPTEYVEIGNVDSEQTVVFCWGLSRCMDVNVTSLEKEFRNVISNSYQGMAGKMELRIVPASEFPTRITKEMKACWKIPEHNQQRTPVYSRHLPNYLIGYVATEDKI